DNA from Comamonas serinivorans:
ACTCCAGTCCTCATGCGGAGACTCGGCGCCAGCCTGGCCTGGACGCTCACCCGACCTGGGAGGGCTCAGGCTGCAAGCGTTTCGCCGCGTGCGGTGGCGTTCGAGGTCGACGAGGGGATTTCATCGGCATGGAGCCAGGCCTCACAGGCCAGCCCAGCGACTGCCCGGCCCGCGCTGCCACCCGTGCGTCGCCTCACGACCCGGCGCCCGTGCATCGAACCTGACGCGAGTTGCGCGCGCAACGGCCGTCCGCCTCATCGCCGCCGGCAACGCGCACGCTCGGTTCGCGCGGGCGCCCTCACAGCAGCCGCGGCGCCACACCCGCTTCGAGCACGTCGCGCACGGGCTTGGGCAGGCCCAGGGCGGCCGCCTGTTCGGGCGTCCACCACTGGCCGCCGTCGGGCTGCTGCTGCGCCCACCGGTCTGCCGCCGCCGGCTTGGCGAAGCGCAGCCACACCGGCCTCAGGTACAGGTCTTTGTGCGTGAGCACGTGCTTGAACACCTCGCCCGGCTCCACCACTGCGCCCGCTGCCTGCACCGGCTTGTCTTCGGCCACCAGCGGCCAGGCATGCAGACCGGCCCACACGCCGCGGCTGGGTCGGCGCTCCAGCCACACGCGGCCATCGGGGGCCTGCGCCACAAGCATTTGCCAGGCCTCGGCCGTGCGCTTGAGCTTGCGCGTGAGCCGCGGCAGCTCGGCCTGCGTTCCCTGCAGGCGGGCCTGGCAATGGGTCTGGAAGGGGCAGGCCTCGCACCGCGGCTTGCGCGGGGTACAGACCGTGGCGCCCAGGTCCATGATGGCCTGGGTGTAGGCCGGCATGTCGGCCGCGGCCGGGGGCAAGGCGGCCTGGGCCAGGGTTTGCAAGCGCTTGGCCGCGCGCGACGCCGCCAGGTCTTCGTCAAAGCCCAGCACGCGGGCCAACACGCGCTTCACGTTGCCATCGAAGATCGCCACGCGTTCGCCGAAACAAAAGGAGGCGATCGCCGCCGCCGTGGAGGGGCCGATGCCGGGCAAGGTGCACAGCGCCTGGGCCGTGCGCGGGAAGACCCCGCCATGCTGTGCCACCACGGCCTGGGCGCAGGCGTGCAGGTTGCGGGCCCGCGCGTAGTAGCCCAGGCCGCTCCAGAGGGCGAACACCTCGTCCTGGCTGGCCGCCGCCAGGCGCTGCACGTCGGGAAAGCGCGCCAGAAAGCGGTCGTAATAGCCCAACACGGTCTTGACCTGGGTCTGCTGCAGCATGAGCTCGGACAGCCAGACCCGGTACGGGTCGCGCGTGGCCTGCCAGGGCAGGTCGTGGCGGCCATGGCGGGCCTGCCAGGCGATCAGCTCGGCCGCCAGGGGAGCCTGCTGCAGCCGGGACAGGCCGGCCTGCAGCGCATCGGGTGAAGGGGGCACGGCCTCGGGCCAGGCATCGGGCGGGGTGGGGTTCATCGACAATCAGTATCCATGGGTTGCCGTTCATCGAGAAACGGCCAGCCATGAATACTGCCATAAACGGGAGTTGGGGCGTCCTCCTCCGCAGCAAGCTTGCCCGTGCACGCGTGGCAGGCCGCGCCCGCACTGTGGCGGATCGACCCTCACCCCCAGAGCCGCCATGACGCCGAGCACCGAGGGCTGAGTGGTGAGCTCGTCCAGTGGCGAGCAGATCGTGGCCCACCTGCATGCGCGTGGCGAAAGCATCCTGAGGGCACCCGACTGTCACCTGGGCCACTGCATCCAGCAGCCAACCGGCCGCCGACATGCTGCTGTGGAACGGCGCCTGCGTGGTGCACGACGAGTTCAAGGCGCTCAAGCGAGCCACCCGAAGCGGCTGTGCTGGTGCCCTCCGAGGCCCGGCCGCGTGGCGGCGCTGGCCGGCATCACGCAGTGGTCCAGCACTTGCACATCGAGCAAGGTTCGTACACAACCCGCTGCTGAAAGACCGCAGCCCCGGCTGACGGGCGGCCACGCCCATGCTGCCAACGGCGTCCGGACGCCCGCTGCGTCAGCCGTTGACGGCCTGCGCGCCAGCGCGCACGCCGCGCTGGAAGGGCATGATGAGCACGTCGAGCTTCTCCTGCAGGCGGTCCAGCAGCTGGTCCTGCTCGCCCAGGTCCTCGATGCGCTCGCTCAGGCCGCTGGCGGCCTGCTGGATGCGCGCAATCGCCTCGACCCGCTGGCGGTGGTGGCGGCGGCGCTCGCGCAGCTGGGCATCGAGCTGGGCCGAGGCCGACTTGTTCCAGAGCTCCATTTCGGCCAACGCGGTTTCGCAGATGGAGCGCACGCGGGCATGCAGGGCGCGCACCAGGCGGTCGGTGAATTCGGGGCTGACCAGCCGCAGCAGGTTGCTGGTCCCCAGGTACTGCAGGTGCGTGCGCTCGACCACGTCCAGGTCCCGCACGAACCGCGTCATGTCGGGCGTGGGCGCCACCTGCAGCGAAAAGCCGTAGTCGGCGTTGAGCTGGCGGAAGGTGGTCGTGAGCATGGTCTGGATCTCGTCCTCGAGCGCCTGCACCTTGAGCAGCACGTTGCGCAGGCGGTCGAAGGTGCCGGCGTAGGCCGCCTTCAGGCCGAACTTGATGCCGGGCTGGCGCAGCTTGGCGTTGAGCTCGGCCATCTCGCGCTTGAGCGCCGAATTGCCCAGCAGCTCGAACACGTCCTTGAGCAGGCGCAGGTGCACCGAGCGCACCGCGTTCAGGCGCGCGCCGCTCTGGTCGAACTCGGCCTGCTCGCGCTCGACCCGCAGGCGCAGCTGTTGCACCACGGTGCCGTTCTTGCCGCGCAGGCCCTTGAGCTCGAGCAGCTGTT
Protein-coding regions in this window:
- the mutY gene encoding A/G-specific adenine glycosylase, producing MNPTPPDAWPEAVPPSPDALQAGLSRLQQAPLAAELIAWQARHGRHDLPWQATRDPYRVWLSELMLQQTQVKTVLGYYDRFLARFPDVQRLAAASQDEVFALWSGLGYYARARNLHACAQAVVAQHGGVFPRTAQALCTLPGIGPSTAAAIASFCFGERVAIFDGNVKRVLARVLGFDEDLAASRAAKRLQTLAQAALPPAAADMPAYTQAIMDLGATVCTPRKPRCEACPFQTHCQARLQGTQAELPRLTRKLKRTAEAWQMLVAQAPDGRVWLERRPSRGVWAGLHAWPLVAEDKPVQAAGAVVEPGEVFKHVLTHKDLYLRPVWLRFAKPAAADRWAQQQPDGGQWWTPEQAAALGLPKPVRDVLEAGVAPRLL